The following is a genomic window from Pseudomonas lurida.
AGCGGGATTTCATCGCCAACAGTGCGCAATTTTCGGCGTTCCTGTTCAACCAATTGGACGACTTGAACTGGGCCGGCTTCTATCTCAACCGTAACGAAGAACTGGTGCTCGGACCGTTCCAGGGCCAGATCGCCTGTGTGCGCATTCCGTTCGGCCGGGGGGTGTGCGGTGCAGCAGCGGCGTCGCGGCAAACCCAGCGGGTGGAGGATGTGCATGCGTTTGCAGGGCACATTGCCTGTGACAGCGCATCGAACAGCGAACTGGTGGTGCCGCTGGTCAAGGACGGCAAGCTGATTGGCGTCCTTGACCTCGACAGCCCGTCGCTTTCGCGTTTTACCCTCAAGGACCAGGCCGGCATTGAACAGCTGGCGGCAATTTTCCTGCGCTTGACGGACTGTTGATCACGCAAGGGGCGGCAACCGCCCCTTACTGACCATCAAGCCCACGAAGCTGCACCTGCAGTGCCCTCTCCAGTTCCAGCATGAGCTTTTCCAGGGATTTCGCCCCGGCTTCGATCAACGCCCGGTCA
Proteins encoded in this region:
- a CDS encoding GAF domain-containing protein — translated: MIDLNSAGTGLDGYAMLCAQLEALLADERDFIANSAQFSAFLFNQLDDLNWAGFYLNRNEELVLGPFQGQIACVRIPFGRGVCGAAAASRQTQRVEDVHAFAGHIACDSASNSELVVPLVKDGKLIGVLDLDSPSLSRFTLKDQAGIEQLAAIFLRLTDC